GCTTCTGGGACAGGCTGAACTATTCAGATTATTCTGAAATTTAGATTACTGGGTCCAGTGTTTAGTTCTACCTAAGGGTGATTCAGGAAGAAATTCAAGGAACTTGGAATCTCATGGTAAAGAACTGCAGGCTGTAGTTTAGCCCTCTGTGTGGGGGGACAAACATGACCATGGCCAGCCTTTGAATTACAGATCTTCTGCTCACTATCTGTGCCCCATTGATCAGATTATATAACCCCTCTGCAGCTCAGTTTCCTCATCAGGAAAATGGAGGTGAGGACATTATCTCACAGGGCTGTGGTTTTGAGAAGTGAGTGAAAGTAAAGTGTTAGAAGCAGAGCCTGACACAAAGCAGTCATGTCAGCTCTGTGGTGACTGCAGCAGTCTAAGAGGTATGAGGGATGTTTTAGTATTCTCCTGGTTTTTTCAGAGATGTTGGGGCTGGACTTCTGGTCTCGGTAGGCTAATGGCTCTCACACAGGGTGTGTGAATGTCAGACACCCCAGAGAAATGTCTAGTCAGAACACAACACCTGCCGTCAGAACCTATCTTCCCACGCACAATAGCCATCCAGCTAATGGTTTTCTTTGCACTGGCTTCcaaagaaaggtgtgtgtgtaggtgggggtgagggagttGGGGGATGATGAAGATGGATGGGGGAGCCTCCATGACCACCAGGAGGTTCCTGGCCCTCCCGATGTCACTGCTATCCCATACTCATTGGTCTCAATGGAGACCCAAGGCCAAGAGCTAGCTCTCAATGAAACCGTCTGTGCTCAGCTCCAGGGGCCCCTAGCTAAGGTCTGGCCCCCCATTCAGTGTTGGGTGAGAGGGCATAAAGAGCCATAATAACCGTAACTCGCTGATTACATGGTACTCACCGTATCATTTTGCTCCCATTAGGTGGTTATTTCAGTGCTGCCGACCGCCAGATAATTATATAGGCAGCTATATCTGGATGACATCTTCTCCCCCAGAGTTATGCATTGGCCATAAAGATAATTACAGTGCAATTTTGCCATAGTATTTTATACAAGTAGCAGAAGCAACTGCATTGTGGAAATCTACTTTTAATGCTTGCTGGTGAATCTAGGCTCTTCCAGAGGGACCAGGCCCATTATTACAGCCTTTATAATCTCACCGCTGATAGAGCATTTTCAATTCGTTAGGTGCCCAGAAGAATAGGACATAAGGTCCCTGGGGGCTGGCATTTAATGGCAATCAGACGAGATGGATCAACACAAATTCTTGTGTCATTATTTCATTCATGTGAAATTGCTGCTGAAGAAGGAAGTGATTCCTGGGTCTGGTCTTCTCTGGGAATTTTCTGGAAAAAAGGGGGAGCAACTGCATGAGCCTGGGGAGGTGGGCTCCAGAGTACACTGGGCAGTGTGTATACCTGGCTCAGGGGATACCTGAATGATGTGAATTTTGTTGCTATAGCTTTCTGTGCATACaggtgttttttctcttttttctttcttttttagatttatttgtaCTTTCTGCAtctaacccactgcacaaccacctggcccaatCAATTTATTtgataatgagaaagagagaaaggccacTATATcattctggcttatgtggtgctggggattgatcttaGGACCTCAGGCTTTCAAGTGCAATGATGTACctacccactgtgtcacctcccaggcctaGCAAACAAGTGTCTATAAGAAACACAGCTGAGAAGGTCTGAGCACCTGCAGCTAGTAGAGTGCAGTTCTCTGGTTCAAAGATTCAGaagagtgtggtccaggaggtggtacagtggataaagcattggattttcaagcatgaggtcccgagttcaatccctggcagcacacgtaccagagtaatgtgtggctatttctttctctccttctgttttcatgaataaataaataaaatcttttaaaaacaaacaaacaaacagaaaaaaaacaacaaaggttcAGAAAAGCTAACAGTTAAGATTTTGTCATTCTCTCGGATAGATTCCCGCCCCTACACCCCTCACTTCCCCAGTGGGTGGTTGGTGGGCCTCTAAAGACAGCAACATGACTTTATGTTCTTGGTTCTCAGCACTCTGTCAGGACACCTGGGCTGCACCATGAagacacctgctgctctacccAACCGTGGCACATGCGCCCCATTCACCCCTTCTGCGTTCTCATAACTCTGAGCGCTGTGATGCCGCCCTATCTCTCTACCCTACCCTGATGTAGAAACTGCACATCCAGAAACTCCAACTCCAACTGGCACTCACTACAGATCACCATCGCGTTTCTGTattgtcttaaataaaaaatacaaggtCTCACTCTGCTATGCCTCAACAATAAAGGACTTTTATCTATGACCTAGAATGTTGTTTTTGCTTGGTTGATGTTGGGTTTTTCTCATCCTTGACCCTTCCAATTACATCATACACACAAGGATAAAACACATACATGTGTCATGTGTGAACAAGAGTATCTTTATCTGTATATTTATAAATTTCATGGTCCCTTAGGAAATTAGTATCAGAAGCTATAGTGATTAAGAGGATAGTTAATGAATTTGAAAGATAATTTCTATCACTCAAAGATATCGCAGACCCACTTCacataaagaataaaaagataCCCTGAATATTTCTCACATGGGACTGGGAGACCTCAATTCCCAAGCAATGGAGAAGGAATCTGGGCACCAAGGCCATGTAAAGATGCAGGCAGAGAAGAGGGTTTGTCTATAGCACTGGACCATTTTTATAGAACATGGATCCTGTGACTAGCCCTGGGGTTGCTTGGTGATGCCTCTATAATAGGGGACAGTCCATCTGGACTGGGTTTCAACCAGTAGCACTAGATCCTGCTAGAAGGAGGCACAGATAGGAGCATCCCTACAAAAactaagaaaggaggaagcaggtATCTTCTGGTGTTAATTCAATCACTGTAATTATACAGGGATGACATTTGTCTTGGATTCTTCTCCAATACAACTGTTACCAGACTCTGTAGCACTGATCTAGAAGTATATGTTAGTCACTtaagggaggtgtgtgtgtgtgtatgtgtgtgtgtgtgtgtgtgtgtgtacgtatctTTGGTGAATCTGACATGACATGAGGGGGAGTTCTGTACCTCTAATGGAACAACCCGGAAACCCTTGGACTCTCCATCTTAACTTGGTGCAGAGTCCATAGTCATGCCCTTGAACCGCCCTCATACAAAGTCATAGGCAAGGCAGGATTTTGGCTACAGACCCAGAAGCCACTTCCTACAGCTCCTCCACTCAGTGAAAATTCTCTTCCCAGAAGGCAATGGGGTGACTTTGGACTTGCTTTAAGGTGGGACTAGGAGTCCTAAGTGTCAAAGAATGCCACCACCTCACATTTAAAATCTTTCTCCAGTGAGTCATCCCCTTTCTCtatatggttttatttatttttacttttaggatttaaaaaatatttttgatgacAGAAAACCCAGAGAAAGCACTGCTCCTTCACATATGGTACCAAAGACCCAAACTGGAGCATCTACTCACCAAATCATTTCCCCACCCCTCTGAGGTTTGCAAGTGGGGTAGCTTTTATACAGTCTGGGCAATGTATTTACAGAATCTAGAGCAGCTTCTGCTCAGACTCCAAGGCCACCACTGGTCTCACATGAAAATAATCCACATTCTGGGGCTGAGTGTGTATGCTGAGAGGACTTGGTGTTTTGCCAAGTGGAAGCATAAATGCAGAAAGGTTGCTCTCTGGTGGGACTGATAAAAATTGCAATACTGGGGTTAAGGAAAGATGAATACAATTTTAAGATCCAATTCCTGTGTTTGTACTTGGGGAACAGGCGATACAATCTTGGCCCTCTCCTTCCTGTTGTAAAGAGGCTGATGCCAAGGAGACTTCGTTAACAAAACTTTGAATTACTGGCCTTTCCTTCTCCATTTAATGCTCTGCCCTGTGCTCCCTGTGTTTGCctgagagagagatttagagacTTCAGTATAAATggcataaacttaaaaaaaattcattagacCTCTacctgcgggtggggggggggacgggggagaatcttcactagtggtaaaatgatgctacacatgtctctctccctgtccttcccctctcaatttctctctgttgtataaaataaataaataaatataaaaagtgttgacgttaaaaaaaaaaaaaagcttgattaGACCTGAGAGTTCCACTTGAAACAGAGAGTTAGATATCAAAGCATCACGCCATTATATACGGTGCAAGGGGTCAAATCTGAAGCCCCAGCTTCCAGTGTGTAAGTCCAGCGCTCTACTAGTTTAGCCCTCTCCCCAACTGCAATAGCATAAACTTTAACCTATGCCCTAGGAGTGTTGTCAGCATTTGAAACAATTTATTGCAGTCAATACTCCAAAGATGGCTAAGGCAGCTGGTTAGAAAGAGTAAACAGACCCACGAAGCTTCATAACTCTAGAGAAAGTGCTGGAGGTTTGCTCTATTGGTCATGTGGGAGTTCAAGAGGAAATAAATCCCCTTTCCCACTGGGCTGTCAGGTCAGGTGAGTAATCATAATAGCATTAGATAAGTTACAAAAGGAAAACTCAATGTGATAACACATGTATGAAACATTCAGATAGCTGTAAAACCTAAGGCAAATGGGTAGGCCAGGGATATAACCACAGATCCTGTGTTAGGAGACCTGGAGCATCAAGGACAGAGAAGGCGACTTCAGGTGACAAGAAGGTGTGAGTCAGCTTTTACTCACAGCAGAGATGAATTTCTCAGATAGGGAAGACATGTCTACTGGTAAACTTTTGCCTATATTGACCCCCAAACTGTATTCTTCTAAGtaacagatgggggggggggggcaatgatTGCTTGTTCAATTAGGAAAAGGGCAAAAGACTAAGAGAAGGACTAGAGATTCTGCTCAGCCTCCAGGGCCATCACtgctctcacattaaaataatccACATTCTAGGGCTGGTggcggtgcacccagtagagaatacttgttacaatgtgcaagacccagggctcaagcccccaactccgacctgcaggaggaagcttcatgaatattgAAGTagggtttcttctctctctaccttctccacccttcttgatttctctctgtatccaataagcaaataaataaataaacacccccccaaaaaaagtctgAATTATTTAAGGTAACAGATCTTCCAAGGCTATTGAGCTTAGTTTTTGCATACCAAGGTGACACTTACTGGAAGAGGTCTGCTCTGACTCTTTTGAGGAGACCAATTTCACATTGTATAATATTCCACTCCGGGACAGTCTGACCAGCTTTCCCCAAGCTGTGGACTTGGGCCTGCCATTTGTGAAAGGCCGTCTGCCATTCGGGGCACAGAGAAGTGAATTTGCAGAGGTCTTGAGTCAgccacagaaataaaataaatggccccTTCCCTTTCAGCTATAAAGGACCTTGCCCATCCACACTTAGCTCTCTTCCAAAACAACAGGAGTTGGCCCAGCTGGACAAATCAAGAGCCAAACAAGAATcccctctccatcccctccctcccttttcttttttctttcaccacctcacctctccagactgaCTTTCTCACTAAAAAAGTGCACTGGGGCCCAGGCTGGAACCCGGGTGATGCACacaagcatgacaaagcaggtgtactATCCAGCACAGCTATCTTGCCTGTTTGGGATGATTATTTTGGTGAGGCTACAGACATAAAAGACGCTCTGAAAATCAGGCAGAAGTAACCCTTTTGTAAGGCACATTTTAATttacaaggaaaaaagaaatctttatttattccttacAAAAGATAGCTGCTGGATAGTACGCCTGCTTTGATGTCTAGAGAATTAGTCATTCTCTTCCTGCTGCATCTTATCAAAGAAGGCAAAGCCATGTCTGCATAGCAACCTTACCCTTGTTTACTGTGCTGGGCTTGGGAACCTCCATAAACTGCCCCCTCCCTCTGACCCCCAACATCTTTCCTTTTTAGTTCGATATGGTACTGAAGGTGGCCCTTTGGGGCATTTAGAATGGCTACTGGGTTTTTCTGGATCTCCCGCTCGTAGAGGAGGTATACCTACTACAGAACTTCTATTATGGGGGTGTTGGGAGCAGAGGTCTCAACCAATAATCTGGGAGGGTGGTGGGGGGTGATTTTGCGTTCCCTGCAGAATTTGGTTTGACAAGTTGACaagatgctggggggggggggtgaggaggggcAGCAGAGCCAGATTCCTCCTGCCTTCCGGAAGCTCACAACCTGGCGGAGACTGAAGTTAATGAGATCATCTTACAACTTTTGACAAAACACCGCTAGCGGATTTTTGAAGAGAAAAGAGACTTTGGGACCATGAGCCGTGGAATAGGGGCGGCAGTGTGAAATTAATGAAGAGTGGGAGAGGCTTTTCGCTTGCAGGCACCAGGAccgtggtgggggaggggtgtcctCTCTGTGGGCCGCTGGAAGCTCTCCTGCAGCTGGTAGCGAGAGTAGGGGGTGCGGCCCCCCGGTAGCGTGGACAGTAGAGGAAGGCGGGACCAGAGTGGGGGGTTCCCGGAGCCACTGTGCGGCCCACTGTCGTAGGGGACCGGGCTGGTGGCGGGAGGATGGCCCGAGGCTGGGAGGCTCCACCGGGCGGGGGCGCTGCGGCCGAGCGGCGGGGGGCGCTGCCTCCTCCGGGACGGCGGGGGGCGCTGCGGGCCGGGTGGCGGGGGGTGGCCCGGACCCGCGCGGCGAGCGGCGCGGCGGATGGAGAGTCTGGCCGCGGCCGGCGGCGCCGCCTTCTTGTCGGGCCGGGCACGGCGGGCCGGGGCCTTTGTGTgaggcggcggcggtggcggcggcgatGCTGCTCGGGCCCCGCGCAGCCGGGTAAGCACTGCCGCGCCCAGGGCGCCCCGGGTCGAGGCCCGACCCCCGGCCCGGCCTTGCTCGCTGTCGCCCGGCTCCCTCCTGCTCGCTCCCCGCGGCCGACCCGCCCTCCGCGGCCACCCGGGGGCCTCCCGCGGCGCCCCGGCCGCCGGACCCAGCGCGCCCGCGCCTCTCGGCTTCCACCTCCGCGGGGACTGCGGCCCGGGGGCGTTGGGGCGCCAGCTCGCAAGTTCCGCGCCAGCCTCGGCGGACTCCCCGGTGCCCCAGGCTGCCGTGTGGCCCCCAGGGCCCGGGAGCTGCTCGGCTGGTGCCCAGCGATGTGCTGCAGCTTCTGGGCCGCAAAGTTGGGACTTCGAGAATGTGGGGGCGGAGAAAGGGGGTTGTGCGAGGGCTGGATGGGCAGGACCCGGGAAGGGGAAGAGTGGTGTTGAGAGAGTGGTAAGACCCCTACATGCAGCAGGTGAATTTGATAGTGCTGGTCTACGCGGCAGATATcctgaaaggtgtgtgtgtgtctgtctgtctgtctgtcaataGGCCATTTGAGTATTGCTGAGTACCACAGTTCTGTTTTACTTTGCTTGACTTTTGGGGCTGTAAGTGTTCCATCACCCACAGCATTTGGAGAGAGAGCAGGGGATGGCtctgggttagggaatgaaaggcCAGAAGGTGGGCATGTAGAtagcagggggagagggagagggagaggagagagagagagagaaactccagAGTAAGCAAGTTGTTTATTGAGGGACAGAAAGACCACAGTAATGACAACAGATCAAAAGGTGGAGTGGCCTTACCTTTTCCTCAGCAGTGGATGGAACTTTGATAGTTGTGTGTTCACATAAGGGAAGTATCCTCAGTGAGATAAGAAAGCTTATATTCGGGCGAGAATGAAGGGAAAACATTTGAGCCAGCTGCTCTAGTACTGAAGCATGAGATTGTCTCTGAGTTGATCTGGCTGACCTAGATCCTTCCCAAGCAGGGCTACAGCCTCTCTTACAGACTCTTCAAGGCCAAGGGATCATTGTCTTCATGTACATTTCTAAAATATTTGTCTGTTTGTTATACATatgagagaatttcacatgagagagacagacaagccAGAACACCACAGGCCAAACCAGGAACCCCAGGCAAGCAAGGCTGCTGTTCGACCATTTGAGCCATTTGCCTCGCCATGTTTCTCAGTGTTTTTGGCTTTTGCCGTGATGATTCTGGATATATGCATATCTGTGGAGAGAGAGTGTATGTTCATGCATTGTCCTAGCATTTTTGCTTGTCCTTGCCTCCTGCAGAACAGAGCAGCTCTCCCTTTCCACTCGCTCCCaccttccttgtgctttgggcgTGTCCAGACTGCAGTGCTCGTCCCTTGCAGGGCTATGTTGCCATTCATCTCTCCCTTTCACATTCTACAGAATAACCGTGCTAATCAGGAAGCAACTTCACAGGAGCTGCTAAGATGGGCATGAGGATCAAACTGCAAAGCACCAACCACCCCAACAATCTGCTGAAGGAACTCAACAAGTGCCGGCTCTCGGAGACCATGTGCGATGTCACCATAGTGGTGGGGAGTCACTCCTTTCCAGCCCATAAAGCCGTGCTGGCCTGTGCGGCTGGCTACTTCCAGAACCTCTTCCTGAACACAGGGCTGGATGCCGCCAGGACCTATGTGGTGGACTTCATCACCCCTGCCAACTTTGAGAAGATCCTGAGCTTTGTGTACACATCAGAGCTCTTCACAGACCTCATCAATGTTGGGGTCATCTATGAGGTGGCTGAGCGCCTGGGGATGGAAGACCTCCTCCAGGCCTGCCATTCCACCTTCCCTGACCTGGAGAGCACTGATGTGACCAAGCCCCTGACCAGTGTCAGTGAGAGTCACTCCAGTACTCTGAGTTGTAGCTCAGCAGAGCCTGCCCACCCCCTGGGGGAGCTTCGGGGTGCTGGAGAACACTTTGGCTCTGCTAGAAGCTACGTGTTACCTGGTGATGCTGGTGGAAgctataaagaggaagagagaaatgccaACAGTGACACTAACCATAGCTTGCCTCTGCCACAGCAGACACTGCCACCAAAGACAGAAGATCATGATACCCCTGCTCCTTTCACATCCATTCCAGGTGTGGGGACCCAGCCAATTCTTGGCACAGCCAGCATGGACATCCAAACCAGCACAAGCTCCTGCCAGCCATACAAAGTTCAGAGCAATGGAGACTTCAGTAAAAGCAACTTCTTCGCTTCTGATAATGCAATAGATATCACCACTGGGACCAACTCATGTCTGAGCAATAGTGAGCACTCCAAAGATCCAGGCTTTGGGCAGATGGATGAGCTGCAGCTGGAAGACCTGGACGATGATGACTTGCAGTTCGAAGATCCCACTGAGGAGATGGGCGCAACTGAGGAGGTGATTGAGTTGAGTGATGACAGTGAAGATGAGCTGGTTTTTGGAGAGAATGACAACCAAGAGAATAAAGCTATGCCCTGTCAGGTGTGCAAGAAAGTTCTGGAGCCCAACATCCAGCTGATCCGACAGCATGCACAGGATCATGTAGACCTGCTGACTGGCAACTGCAAAGTCTGTGAAACCCACTTTCAGGACCGAAATTCCCGAGTAACCCATGTTCTATCCCACATTGGCATTTTCCTCTTCTCCTGTGACATGTGTGAAACCAAGTTCTTTACTCAGTGGCAGCTGACCCTCCATCGATGCGATGGAATTTTCGAGAACAACATCGTTGTCCACCCTAATGACCCCCTCCCTGGGAAGCTGGGTCTGTTTTCTGGGGCAGCCTCCTCAGAGCTGAAATGTGCTGCCTGTGGGAAAGTATTGGCCAAAGATTTCCATGTAGTCCGGGGCCACATTCTTGACCATCTGAACTTGAAAGGCCAGGCCTGCAGCATCTGTGACCAGCGCCACCTCAGTCTCTGCAGTCTCATGTGGCATACCCTGTCACACCTCGGCATTTCAGTCTTCTCCTGCTCTGTCTGCGCCAACAGCTTTGTGGACTGGCACCTTCTAGAGAAGCACATGGCTGTGCACCAAAGTCTAGAAGAGGTCCTCTTTCGCTGCCACCTGTGCAGTCAGAGCTTCAAGTCAGAGGCTGCCTACCGCTACCACGTTAGCCAGCACAAGTGCAGCAGTGTCCTTGATGCGCGACCTGGGTTCGGGCTCCAGCACCCAGCTCTCCAGAAGCGGAAGCTGCCTGCAGAGGAGTTCCTGAGTGAAGAGCTGGCTCTGCAGGGCCAACCTGGGAATAGTAAATATAGCTGTAAAGTCTGTGGCAAGAGGTTTGCTCATACAAGTG
This portion of the Erinaceus europaeus chromosome 7, mEriEur2.1, whole genome shotgun sequence genome encodes:
- the ZBTB39 gene encoding zinc finger and BTB domain-containing protein 39, encoding MGMRIKLQSTNHPNNLLKELNKCRLSETMCDVTIVVGSHSFPAHKAVLACAAGYFQNLFLNTGLDAARTYVVDFITPANFEKILSFVYTSELFTDLINVGVIYEVAERLGMEDLLQACHSTFPDLESTDVTKPLTSVSESHSSTLSCSSAEPAHPLGELRGAGEHFGSARSYVLPGDAGGSYKEEERNANSDTNHSLPLPQQTLPPKTEDHDTPAPFTSIPGVGTQPILGTASMDIQTSTSSCQPYKVQSNGDFSKSNFFASDNAIDITTGTNSCLSNSEHSKDPGFGQMDELQLEDLDDDDLQFEDPTEEMGATEEVIELSDDSEDELVFGENDNQENKAMPCQVCKKVLEPNIQLIRQHAQDHVDLLTGNCKVCETHFQDRNSRVTHVLSHIGIFLFSCDMCETKFFTQWQLTLHRCDGIFENNIVVHPNDPLPGKLGLFSGAASSELKCAACGKVLAKDFHVVRGHILDHLNLKGQACSICDQRHLSLCSLMWHTLSHLGISVFSCSVCANSFVDWHLLEKHMAVHQSLEEVLFRCHLCSQSFKSEAAYRYHVSQHKCSSVLDARPGFGLQHPALQKRKLPAEEFLSEELALQGQPGNSKYSCKVCGKRFAHTSEFNYHQRIHTGEKPYQCKVCHKFFRGRSTIKCHLKTHSGALMYRCTVCGHYSSTLNLMSKHVGVHKGSLPPDFTIEQTFMYIIHSKEAEKNPDS